The following DNA comes from Camelina sativa cultivar DH55 chromosome 14, Cs, whole genome shotgun sequence.
ATCATCGGAAACACCATCAACTCTAAACCATTAATCAGACTGAATTTGCTTAGTTCCTCAACACGATTCAAAAGGTTTGATTGGTGTAGTTGGCTACAGATGCACACAGAGGCCAAAATAACAGACAACAGAGAGTGAGAAAAACCTGATTCAGCTCATCTATATTCATGATTTGCGGATCGATTTCATCGTAAATTTTACTGCTGAATGCCTTTTTCACCGGAGAAATCACGGCCGGATATCGACGGAGAAACACGGCGCGACGGAGTGtcgaaaacatgtttttttttttttgcctcaagtcaaagagattgaagaactgaagaagcaaGGTAGTTAAAAGTAGGGTTCTGCTAAACCGGGAAAATTAAACCCAACAAACCGTTCTCTTAAAActggtttggtttataattcAATAAccgaaatttattaattcttacTAGTACTATTCGGTTTAAATCAATATTGTACTACTACTATGTGTACAAATGAGGTGCCAATCGTGGTTTAGCAATGGCCCATAATGGTTTAGCCTTAGGCATAGTCATGCCGTAAACTTCCACCGTATCAATAAATTCCGGTGAAGACCAATCAAAGCAATGAAAGAGCCGAGCCAATGCCATTAGCACCATTGTCACACCTAACGGAGCTCCGGGGCACTTCCTCTTACCAGCACTAAACGGCAATATCTTAAAATCCGGTCCGTGGCTTATCTCAACTCGTCCGCTACCGTCAACAGGCCAATGTCGTTCGGGCCTAAAGTCCTCCACGTCGTCCCATAACTTTGTGTTTCGGCCCAATCCATGTGTATTGATGAAGACACGTGTCTTTGCTGGGATGTAATAGCCGTTGATCGTTGTTGGTCTGACGGACTCGTGAGGGATTAAAAACGGTCCGGCCGGATGCATTCGGAACGTCTCTCGTACCACACAGCGTAGGTAGTTTAAATGGACTAGATCTGATTCGTCGACCATTCGGTTTGATCCTACGATAGTGTCAAGCTCTTCTTGAATCTTACGCATTACTCGTGGTTGCTTGATGACTTCGGCCATTGCCCATTCGTTTGTGACTGCTGACGTGTCCGTCGCAGCCGCTATCATGTCCTATtcaatttacaataataatactttagtttaaaaacataatacatCAATCATATTTTCAACGTCGTCATGCAATTTATTAACATAACGGAACTAAATAATACCTGAATTAGAGCTTTAATTTCAACGTCGTCCATGTGTTCTTTTCCGTTCTCACCAGGTAGAGACAACAAAACGTGAACAAAATCTATTTCTCCGTTATTATCTTCATTTTCTCGTTTTGCCCTTCTGTGCTCGTCGATGATCTTGGTATGAAACTTGTCTACACGCTTCTCCACGTCCCTCATCTCTTTCTCGCACCCGGACGGATCAACCCATCTCCAAAACGGCAAGTAGTCTCCTAAGTAAATAACACCCAACAGCCAAAACAATTTATGAGTTATGTGCATAAACTCTTGTGCTTCTTTTGGACTTACTAGAGATCCAGGTCCAAAAAATTGTTTCCCTAGTAGCATCCGAGTCACATTGTTCATAGAGAAAGCACCCAATACTTCCCTTAGGTTTATTGGCTTTCCGAATTCCGCTCGTTCGAAGACATCTCGTATAAGATACCGAGCTTCCTCGGCCCGTTGGGCAGTAAAAGATTCAAGCCTTTTGGTTGTAAGTAGGTGTTCCATGCATATCCTCCTCATTCTTTTCCAATGCGGACCCATTGGCGCTAATGCGACGTCCCCGCATCCATAAGCTAGGTGGACTGCGGCGAGTGTTTTTGGCCTAGATGCAAAAACATCGTCCTGTCGTAAGAGAATCTCTCGGATGGTATCGGGATCGTTCGTTGTGATGGCATCAATATTCCCGAGCCGGAGGTAGACTAATGGACCGTACTTATCACAGAGATTAGCCAAGTCCCTGTGAGGTAAAGGGCCCAATTGGAGTAGGTTACCCAATATCGGCAACCTTGGTGGCCCTGGAGGAAGCCTATGGGATTTACTTGCTGAAGCCTTGAGCCATTTCCATAGAAGGAGATTAAGAATGAGAACAGCGAAGAGGGAGGCCAACACCAAAATCAtctaatcttattttctatGTTCAAACAGATCTTTTCATTATTCCCAAATGGTCTTTGTTGTGTCAATATATAATACATACGAGAAGACTAGTAGCTAGGTTTTGGTTAGAACTATTAATTATATCACTCaacagataataataataatacaatctAACCATgtatctctctctttgtgtgACACATTTACGAGTTACATGCTTTGTTCATGTTCTTTTAGTCGGTTTATTAGGATAGAGTTAGCTTAGGAAATCTGGAAAGAAACATCACATTTcgagtaaaaaaataatgtaaattataaaactgAGCATAGATACAAAATGTGTACATCTAAAGCTGTacacaaataatttaattttaatacgCGAAGAAGTAAATAATCGACAAGCCGGTTAGCATAGAATAAATATTATAACGGAAGTCGTAGTAGCAAATGGTTCCATGGTCTAGCGGTTAGGACACTAGACTCTGAATCTAGTAACCCGAGTTCAAGTCTCGGTGGAACCTTTTttagtttgttattttgttacatGTTTTCCTACTGTTGCTCTTGtttacacttttgtttttttttcctccaggCGTACACGGTAGCTGTAAGTATGAACTATGAAACACTAAAACGAATCCTTGCCGATTAACACTGAGCTATTAATCCAACACATAGAAACTATCAGAATCGGTCTACGACTTTAACTGATATAACTCTAAACattatctttttcttccaaCCTTGTCTACTTTTGTcaataaaacttctaaaatcCTAGTTTGGAGGATTCTTACAggtatataaccaaaaaaagaagcaaaaacaaagaaacctagaagaaaaaaagaaccatTCAAAACCGGTTCTTGATTAAAAACTCACTTCCACCTTCTTCTGTCTCTGAAAAGGCTATCTACCTGATGATGTCCTTGACTGAACAGAACTTGACTGTTCTCTAGACAACGCTGAGAGCAGCTTTTCTTTCGTTAACTGTTCAGATTTGACCACAAACGTATGCAACACTGTGTCCTGAGAAACTTCCAGGTTCGAGTTAACCACTTCTACTTTACTCTCTTCAAATGCATGGAAGATTCTAGAAGCCGGATGAGACTCCAACGGACAGTTTATTCTCACTGTGACATCTTCACCTGAGGTTTGAACATTAATATCCGAATCCAAGCTGATTGGTGGATTAGAGCTATACcctaacctctctctctctgcttccaTGACTTTAAGCTTGGCGTGAAGCTCGTTTATGTAAGAAACGGCGTCTCCCAACAACGATGCTTTGTCCATCTTGGAAATGTTGGGAACGACGGATCTCA
Coding sequences within:
- the LOC104738665 gene encoding cytochrome P450 703A2-like; the protein is MILVLASLFAVLILNLLLWKWLKASASKSHRLPPGPPRLPILGNLLQLGPLPHRDLANLCDKYGPLVYLRLGNIDAITTNDPDTIREILLRQDDVFASRPKTLAAVHLAYGCGDVALAPMGPHWKRMRRICMEHLLTTKRLESFTAQRAEEARYLIRDVFERAEFGKPINLREVLGAFSMNNVTRMLLGKQFFGPGSLVSPKEAQEFMHITHKLFWLLGVIYLGDYLPFWRWVDPSGCEKEMRDVEKRVDKFHTKIIDEHRRAKRENEDNNGEIDFVHVLLSLPGENGKEHMDDVEIKALIQDMIAAATDTSAVTNEWAMAEVIKQPRVMRKIQEELDTIVGSNRMVDESDLVHLNYLRCVVRETFRMHPAGPFLIPHESVRPTTINGYYIPAKTRVFINTHGLGRNTKLWDDVEDFRPERHWPVDGSGRVEISHGPDFKILPFSAGKRKCPGAPLGVTMVLMALARLFHCFDWSSPEFIDTVEVYGMTMPKAKPLWAIAKPRLAPHLYT